A window of Oscillospiraceae bacterium contains these coding sequences:
- a CDS encoding beta-N-acetylhexosaminidase, which yields MILMIFKGIDKEHEVLLRKLLEIINIKNSDEFIFEYEKGADLTVEKNGNKIKIIYANDSQLFRSLLLSAELISKNKDGKVCEKAQFENMGIMLDMSRAGVMKVEKVKEYIEYMALCGLNSLMLYMEDVYEVCGLKYFGYLRGRYSEKELMEIDDYGRKYNVEVIPCIQTLGHFEQYIKNKEGRKISDTLSVIMPGKDESYEFIEKLISTVSRCFKTRKIHIGMDEAWGMGTGNYLKENGYRNGTEIFCEHINKVKAITDKYNLEPMIWSDMYFRLSSKSGGYYDESAQIPEYVKEMLPENVSITYWDYYNTEKENYSSMIKRHKKITDKVVFAGGIWTWAGHVPDYLHTLKSTNSALNACKEEKISTVYATVWGDDGCETDAMFSLVGCLLYGEHSYNLNIDENELNSKIELLFGAELSDFTDMSYVLYPLEEYKRGVANLRIKQIIYNDIMCGLLDADIMDEKLITHYLKFAEKYEKLSKKEGYYKEYFKYIAIISKLASDKIEVTQKLHYGYKNDKNTLISVRDELLPQLKKDFEELKDVHYNLWNNTYRPFGFEIVDGRYGIKIERIKTAIRRLDEYLNGKVDRLTELEEERLSFLDGCCLSASHSGIVSAYLAP from the coding sequence ATGATATTAATGATATTTAAAGGTATTGACAAAGAACACGAAGTGCTTTTAAGAAAATTACTTGAAATAATTAACATAAAAAATTCTGATGAATTTATTTTTGAATATGAAAAAGGTGCGGATTTAACTGTAGAAAAAAACGGTAACAAAATAAAAATTATCTATGCAAATGATTCACAGTTGTTCCGTTCTTTACTTTTATCAGCGGAACTGATTTCTAAAAATAAAGATGGCAAAGTATGTGAGAAAGCCCAGTTTGAAAATATGGGAATTATGCTTGATATGTCGCGTGCAGGTGTTATGAAGGTTGAAAAGGTAAAGGAATATATTGAGTATATGGCTCTTTGCGGTCTTAATTCACTGATGCTTTATATGGAAGATGTGTATGAAGTTTGCGGTCTTAAATATTTCGGATATTTAAGAGGAAGATATTCCGAAAAAGAACTTATGGAAATAGATGATTATGGCAGAAAATATAATGTAGAAGTTATCCCATGTATTCAGACCCTGGGGCATTTTGAACAGTATATAAAAAACAAGGAAGGAAGAAAAATTTCTGATACCTTAAGTGTTATAATGCCTGGCAAAGATGAAAGTTATGAATTTATTGAAAAACTTATTTCGACAGTATCCAGATGTTTCAAAACAAGAAAAATACATATTGGTATGGATGAAGCGTGGGGAATGGGAACAGGAAATTATCTTAAGGAAAACGGTTACCGAAACGGCACTGAAATATTCTGCGAACATATTAACAAAGTAAAGGCTATAACTGATAAATATAATTTAGAGCCAATGATATGGAGTGATATGTATTTCAGATTATCTTCAAAGAGCGGAGGCTATTATGACGAGAGTGCCCAAATTCCGGAATATGTAAAAGAAATGCTTCCTGAAAATGTAAGTATAACATATTGGGATTATTACAATACTGAAAAAGAAAACTATTCTTCCATGATAAAACGTCATAAAAAAATTACCGATAAAGTTGTATTTGCAGGAGGAATATGGACTTGGGCAGGTCACGTTCCCGATTATTTACATACATTAAAATCAACAAACAGTGCTCTTAACGCATGTAAAGAAGAAAAAATAAGTACTGTTTATGCTACTGTATGGGGAGATGACGGATGTGAAACAGATGCTATGTTCAGCCTTGTTGGATGTCTTTTATACGGAGAACATTCATATAATTTAAATATTGATGAAAATGAACTTAATAGTAAAATTGAGTTGTTATTCGGAGCAGAATTATCTGATTTTACTGATATGTCCTATGTACTTTATCCTTTGGAAGAATACAAAAGAGGGGTAGCCAATTTGCGTATAAAGCAGATTATATATAATGATATTATGTGTGGATTATTAGATGCAGACATAATGGATGAAAAACTTATCACCCATTACTTAAAATTTGCAGAAAAATATGAAAAACTTTCTAAAAAAGAAGGCTATTATAAGGAATATTTTAAATATATTGCTATAATATCTAAACTTGCATCTGATAAGATTGAGGTTACTCAAAAACTTCATTATGGCTATAAAAATGACAAAAATACTCTTATTTCCGTAAGGGATGAACTGTTACCCCAACTAAAAAAAGACTTTGAGGAACTTAAAGACGTGCATTATAATCTTTGGAACAATACATATCGTCCGTTCGGATTTGAAATAGTAGATGGCAGATATGGTATAAAAATTGAGAGAATTAAAACTGCAATAAGAAGACTCGATGAATATTTAAACGGCAAAGTTGACAGACTTACGGAACTTGAAGAAGAAAGGCTCTCTTTCTTAGATGGATGTTGCTTATCCGCATCACATTCAGGCATTGTGTCTGCATACTTAGCACCATAA
- a CDS encoding helix-turn-helix transcriptional regulator: MVENIIFDFNVSRIKNQEDIFDYIKLCKFGETLLEVDGLIPHYMLNSYEINYIVSGMGSITSGKKVMPVAPGDMYIASKGVSHNIKSNSNSRLRFIYFTFDFLNNAPEELKDFYDSVGNFVVKDKMRSGNLFNTLIDEFYSEQSMSRQMCEYIMKVIILSGYRNCSNEQSIKYSPDISMEKKKTIIYSVIKYMEQNYTDIYSVKQIAEKFSYTSNYLSHLFKKYTGLSLKEYMITVKMQKAKDLIREGKLSLNEVAQLCGYDSVPSFCRMFKKYIDTTVNEVKNQQKEE, from the coding sequence ATGGTAGAAAATATTATTTTTGACTTTAATGTTAGCAGAATAAAAAATCAGGAAGATATTTTTGATTATATCAAACTATGTAAATTTGGTGAAACTTTACTGGAAGTTGATGGATTAATTCCACACTATATGTTAAATTCTTATGAGATTAATTATATTGTGTCAGGAATGGGGAGCATTACCTCAGGAAAGAAAGTAATGCCTGTTGCTCCGGGAGATATGTATATTGCTTCAAAAGGGGTAAGCCATAATATAAAATCGAATTCAAACAGCAGATTAAGATTTATATATTTTACATTTGATTTCCTTAATAATGCACCTGAAGAATTAAAAGATTTTTATGATAGTGTCGGGAATTTTGTTGTTAAGGATAAAATGAGGTCAGGAAATCTTTTCAATACGCTGATAGATGAATTTTACAGCGAACAGTCAATGAGCAGGCAAATGTGTGAATATATTATGAAGGTAATCATTTTGTCAGGTTACAGAAATTGCTCTAACGAACAATCAATAAAGTATTCTCCTGATATTTCTATGGAAAAAAAGAAAACGATTATATACAGTGTAATAAAATATATGGAACAAAATTATACAGATATTTACTCGGTAAAACAGATAGCTGAAAAATTTTCATATACATCCAACTATCTTTCGCATTTGTTTAAGAAATACACGGGATTGTCTCTGAAAGAATATATGATAACTGTTAAAATGCAAAAAGCCAAGGATTTAATCCGAGAGGGCAAACTTTCTTTAAACGAGGTTGCTCAGTTATGCGGATATGATTCGGTACCGTCTTTTTGCAGAATGTTTAAAAAATATATTGATACTACTGTAAACGAAGTGAAAAATCAGCAAAAGGAGGAATAA